In the genome of Syngnathoides biaculeatus isolate LvHL_M chromosome 14, ASM1980259v1, whole genome shotgun sequence, one region contains:
- the cdk5r2b gene encoding cyclin-dependent kinase 5 activator 2b → MGTVLSISPATKKAMDADDGTKGDKSLKRPSMFVSLSWKKLVASSAKKKVTPNPNPPCALQVAQRNSENLRKTLQSEERKPRAPIPVPVPTVPTQSDNRKQPQAQAVHKQVGSPSAVSPRRIVIQASTGELLRCLGDFVCRRCYKLKELNSGEVILWFRNIDRTLLLQGWQDQGFITPANVVFVYLLCEDTLSESLASPAELQGAFQTCLYLAYSYMGNEISYPLKPFMTEANKDVFWDTSLSVIERLSGKMLQLNADPHFFTEIFQELKSQRDSSEANLDR, encoded by the coding sequence ATGGGCACCGTCCTCTCCATCTCCCCCGCCACCAAGAAGGCCATGGACGCCGACGACGGCACCAAGGGCGACAAAAGCCTCAAGCGGCCCTCCATGTTCGTGTCGCTGTCGTGGAAGAAGCTGGTGGCCAGTTCGGCTAAGAAGAAGGTgacccccaaccccaacccgcCGTGCGCTCTGCAGGTGGCCCAGCGCAACAGCGAGAACCTCCGGAAAACGCTGCAAAGCGAGGAGCGCAAACCGCGAGCGCCTATCCCAGTCCCGGTGCCCACGGTGCCCACGCAGAGCGACAACCGCAAGCAACCGCAAGCGCAGGCGGTGCACAAGCAAGTCGGCAGCCCGTCCGCGGTGTCCCCGAGGCGGATCGTGATCCAGGCTTCCACGGGAGAGCTGCTGCGCTGCTTGGGGGACTTCGTGTGCCGCCGATGCTACAAGTTGAAGGAGCTGAACAGCGGGGAGGTGATCCTGTGGTTCCGAAACATCGACCGGACACTGTTGCTGCAAGGCTGGCAGGACCAGGGCTTCATCACGCCGGCCAACGTGGTGTTCGTGTATCTGCTGTGCGAGGACACGTTGAGCGAGAGTCTGGCCAGCCCGGCCGAGCTGCAGGGCGCCTTCCAGACCTGCTTGTACCTGGCCTACTCGTACATGGGCAACGAGATCTCGTACCCGCTCAAGCCCTTCATGACGGAGGCCAACAAGGACGTGTTCTGGGACACGTCGCTGAGCGTCATCGAGCGGCTCAGCGgcaaaatgctgcagctcaaCGCGGACCCGCACTTCTTCACCGAGATTTTCCAGGAGCTCAAGAGCCAGCGGGACTCCAGCGAGGCAAACCTGGACCGCTGA